A window from Caldisericota bacterium encodes these proteins:
- the efp gene encoding elongation factor P — MIPANDLRTGVTFEMDGGIYVVISFQHIKPGKGSPFVRVKIKNLDTGNIVESTFRPEEKFKKAFLERKKMQYLYREGKNYVFMDLETYDQVSISPDNVGDAANFLKDNLELTIVFYKDRLVSVDLPTFVELKVTHAEPSVRGDTATAAMRQVVLESGYKLNVPLFVNEGDLIKVDTRTGEYLERVNK; from the coding sequence GTGATTCCGGCAAATGATTTAAGAACGGGAGTAACATTTGAGATGGACGGAGGGATTTATGTGGTTATTTCTTTCCAGCATATAAAACCAGGGAAAGGTTCTCCTTTTGTTCGAGTGAAGATTAAGAATTTGGATACGGGTAACATTGTAGAGAGTACGTTTAGGCCAGAAGAAAAATTTAAAAAAGCTTTTCTTGAGAGGAAAAAAATGCAATATCTTTATAGAGAAGGGAAGAATTATGTATTTATGGATCTTGAAACATACGATCAGGTATCGATTTCCCCGGATAATGTAGGTGATGCTGCAAACTTTCTTAAAGATAATTTAGAGTTAACGATAGTATTTTATAAAGATAGACTGGTGTCTGTTGATCTCCCTACATTTGTTGAGCTTAAAGTAACTCACGCTGAGCCTAGCGTGAGAGGAGATACAGCTACTGCCGCAATGCGACAAGTTGTTCTAGAGTCGGGGTATAAGTTAAATGTTCCCTTATTTGTTAATGAGGGAGACTTAATAAAGGTGGATACTCGAACAGGTGAGTATCTCGAAAGGGTGAATAAATGA
- a CDS encoding acylphosphatase: MSPKRLEARVSGFVQGVGFRYFVKRNADILNLVGYTENLHDGSVHIMAEGEEKDLVKFLDVLRKGNSFSLVKNVDYSFSEPLGEFSAFKIY, translated from the coding sequence ATGAGCCCAAAGAGACTTGAGGCGCGGGTGTCTGGTTTTGTGCAAGGAGTTGGTTTTCGATATTTTGTAAAAAGAAATGCAGATATACTAAATCTTGTTGGATATACTGAGAATCTGCACGATGGTTCTGTCCACATAATGGCTGAGGGAGAAGAAAAAGACCTTGTTAAATTTCTTGATGTATTAAGAAAAGGTAATTCGTTTTCCCTTGTAAAAAATGTGGATTATAGTTTTTCTGAACCTTTGGGAGAATTTTCAGCATTTAAAATATATTAG
- a CDS encoding Asp23/Gls24 family envelope stress response protein yields the protein MSKIIITDEAIEAIILNATLSVDGVLDSWKGMEEYIPYLNKDKKHSHGIDFVLEKDVIKVNIFITVAYGVDLRKVGKEVMDKVKAQIENMTPYKLSTIVVFIEDIKYEEQE from the coding sequence ATGAGCAAAATTATTATTACAGATGAAGCGATTGAAGCTATCATTCTTAATGCCACGCTGAGCGTGGACGGTGTATTAGATTCCTGGAAAGGCATGGAGGAATATATTCCCTATCTTAATAAAGACAAGAAACATTCTCATGGCATTGATTTTGTTTTAGAAAAAGATGTGATAAAGGTAAACATATTTATTACTGTAGCGTATGGAGTAGATTTAAGAAAAGTTGGAAAGGAGGTTATGGATAAGGTAAAAGCACAGATTGAAAACATGACTCCATATAAATTATCTACGATAGTCGTTTTTATTGAAGATATTAAGTATGAAGAACAGGAGTAA
- the nusB gene encoding transcription antitermination factor NusB has protein sequence MKNRSKAREIAFKVFFAVDRGGSSIPDAFSLFQYEPPVVLEYSLRLVNGALKHLDVIDKIIEGSLKNWEFDRISVPDKEILRLALFEIDYVDEVDEGVVVYEAVEIAKKYGADKSSNFVNGILREILRGRKNEPKET, from the coding sequence ATGAAGAACAGGAGTAAAGCGCGCGAGATAGCATTCAAAGTGTTTTTTGCAGTTGACAGAGGAGGAAGTAGCATTCCAGATGCGTTTTCCTTGTTTCAATATGAACCGCCCGTTGTGTTAGAGTATTCTCTTCGCTTAGTGAATGGTGCACTCAAGCATCTAGATGTGATTGATAAAATTATAGAAGGTAGTTTGAAAAATTGGGAATTTGATAGAATATCTGTGCCCGATAAAGAAATTTTGAGGCTTGCACTTTTTGAGATAGATTATGTCGATGAAGTTGATGAAGGAGTGGTTGTATATGAAGCTGTTGAGATTGCAAAAAAGTACGGCGCGGATAAATCTTCTAATTTTGTCAATGGTATACTCCGTGAGATATTAAGAGGCAGAAAGAATGAGCCCAAAGAGACTTGA
- a CDS encoding glycerol-3-phosphate acyltransferase produces the protein MNSGLYIALILVSYLIGAVNFAIIFTSVKLNIDIRNLGDHNPGATNVYFNVDKRLGVLVGILDGLKGFIPLVFARRIGAPSVILLIIGAAAILGHDYPVFYHFNGGSGISTTAGVALFFAPKESLMILLFAAVIIYSLHFLKNKRTGSFSLLEIGEAIVYICFLLCIFAPNILNLTKMFYFLAVLIVVIRRFDKVKQLLSRDNIDYNQEQSI, from the coding sequence ATGAATAGTGGCCTATATATTGCTTTAATCCTTGTTTCTTATTTAATTGGTGCTGTTAACTTTGCCATAATATTTACTTCTGTGAAGCTTAACATTGATATAAGAAATCTTGGTGACCACAATCCGGGCGCAACAAATGTTTATTTCAATGTCGATAAAAGGCTTGGTGTTTTAGTTGGCATTTTAGATGGCTTAAAGGGTTTTATCCCTCTTGTTTTTGCAAGAAGGATTGGTGCTCCAAGTGTCATTCTTCTTATTATTGGTGCAGCTGCTATTTTGGGTCATGATTATCCGGTTTTTTATCATTTCAATGGAGGTAGTGGAATTTCTACCACAGCAGGTGTTGCATTGTTTTTTGCACCGAAAGAATCTCTTATGATATTGCTTTTTGCTGCTGTAATTATCTATTCTCTTCATTTTCTAAAAAATAAGAGAACTGGCAGTTTTTCTCTCCTGGAGATAGGGGAAGCCATTGTCTACATATGCTTCCTTTTATGCATATTCGCTCCAAATATACTTAATCTAACTAAAATGTTTTACTTTTTAGCGGTTTTAATTGTTGTAATAAGAAGATTTGATAAGGTAAAACAGTTGTTAAGTCGAGACAATATAGATTATAACCAGGAACAATCTATTTAA